A region of the Methanobrevibacter ruminantium M1 genome:
GACACATCATTGGACACACTTGGAGACTTGCCTAAATCAATGATGAAACTATCTACACTGTTTACAGTACCATTCCAAACATCTTTATATGTTTTATTATTAAATATAATATTTCCTTCACCTTTTTGAGCACCGGCACTAAAAACATAAAGCTTAGCGCTAATTACTTCCTTAAAAGAGGAGATATCTAAGTGACTGTCAGATGCAACAGTCCTGTTTAGGAAGTTATTCTCATTTGCCAATAGGTCTGCACCATTATAGATATAAATGGTCTTTAAGCTATTGGAACTAGTTGCATTATAGAATGCCATAAGGGTGCTTGGATATACAGCAGTGATTCCAGCTTCTTTTTCTAAAGTGAAAGTGTTTTCCCCTGATTTGATAAGCTTGCTCACATCATAGACCACCAATCCATATCCGTTCTTGCCGAAGAATCCTATATTTGATTGGTCCCTATAGGAGACAAGAGGTGAAACTGCAACACCATTGAATCTTGCATTCCAAACTGGCATGTATCCGTTGGTCTTATCCCAATTGTAAGGAACATAAACAAAGGCATCTGTAAATACATCGCCATCAGCCACATTTACATTCCAAATATCTGTTCTGTTTGTTGCTTGAGAGTTAATATATGTGGAATCATCTAATGTATCGACAATCACGCCACCGCTTACAGTTATATTTCTAAATGAAGTGATATTCTCTGCCGGATAAGCCAAGTCCTTTCCTAGATTTCCATTATATAAGAGGCTAGGAGTTATGGTAATCTCATCTAATACCATTGATTTTTCCTTGTCAATGATGACAACTGTATAATTGACCTTAGGATTGTCTGCCCCATTTACTGTGCTTGCATCAATAGGCCTTATTGTATCATCAATAAGATATAATCCCTTATTAGCACCAGATTTTAGGGAAATTTCAGTGCTGTTTTGCTTTTTGCCATCCACATAGAAGTCAACAGTATAGATAGAATCAAATTTACCGTTATTTGTTATATTAAGAGACAAGACATTGTTGGTACCTGCAAATACAGCGTTTGAATATTCAGAGACAAGACTTGCCTTAACTGAAGGGACATTATATTGAACAACAGCCAATTGCTGAAGGGCTAGAATATTTGAGGCTGTGGAAATAAATGACACCTCATTTGATGCATTAGTGGATTTTCCTAAATCAACCACATAATCGCCGACACTTCTATTTGTACCGGCCCATACATTCTTATAGCTTTTGCCATTAACAGTCAAGTCTCCCTCTCCAGCTTGGCAATCGGCAGCAAATACATGAAGCTTAGCACTTACCAATCCATCAAAAGCGCCGATGGATAATATATTATCGCTTGAAACATCTCTTCCAAGTGAATTGTATTCATTGGATAATAGGTCTGCCCCATTGAATATGAATGCGCTTGTTAGAAGGTCTGAATCTGTTAGATTGTAAAATGCAATTAGGGTGCTTGGATAAACTCCAGCAATACCTGCTTCCTTTGATAAGGCAAAGCTATTTACACCTGCCTTAATGAGCTCTCCAACATCATAAACAAGCAATCCGTATCCGTTTTTAGCATTTTCTCCTATATTTGGCTGATCCCTATATGAAGCTATAGGATTAACTGCCGCCCCATTGAATGTGCTTGTGAACATAGGAACATTTCCATTATCAAGATTATATGGCACATAGACAAATGCATCAGTGAAGAAAGCGCCATCAGGCAGATCAATAGTCCAAGAATCGGTTTTGCCAGTCATTGAAGCATCAAGATAAGTGGAATCACCTAGACTCTCAATGATCATGCCTCCATTAACTGTGATATTCTTAAATGAACTTATCTTTTCTGCAGGATAAGCCAAGCCCTTGCCTAAATAACCGTTATAGAGGAGATTAGGGAAGATGCTGGATTCATCTAAAACCTCTCCAGTGTTCTTATCGCTAACAACTACAGTGTAATTGATCTTCTTATTATCTGCACCGCTTACAGTGTCTGCTGCAGATGGCCTAATTGTATTGTCAATCAAGGATATTACAGCTTCCCTTCCTGCAGCTAATGAGATTTGAGAACTGTTTACCTTTTTCCCATCGGCATATAAATCCAAGAGATAGGATGCAGAGCCTGTACCATTATTGGTTATGCCCACCTTAAGCAGATTTTCTGTTCCTGAAAAGACAATGTCATCATATTCAGAGCTTATGTTGACTTTAGCATAGACTGGAACTGTCTTTACCAGCTTTACCACTGAAAGAACATTTCTAAATGAGTATGAGCCTTCCCCTGGAGTGTATACAAGGGTGTTTGTCATGTTCTTAATCTTATCCAATATGTCAAACTTGTGATGGATATAATAGTATACCCCTGTTTCAGTGACTATGGACTCATCCATCTCCTTGCCATTGAAGGTATAGACACCATCCTGGCTTGAAAGGGCAAAGTTATCAAGGGTGGCTACAGTTGGGTCGTAATTCACGTTTCCAAGCTTAAATGTAGCCTTGCTTGTCTCTCCGCTATCTGTCTTTACCCAAGATGAACCTGCATTTACCCAATAATGGAATTGGTCTCCATCTCCATCATCATATGTAAATACAAGGCCTATCAGCTTGATTTTATTATAGAATGTGTATCCTTCGATAGGAGTGGCATTTACAGTGATTGTGATATTTCCCTTTGCATCCTGAAGTCTGTCTGTAAGGTTATAGGTCATCATATAGTCTGCAAAGCATTTTGTTGTGTGGTCGTTAATGACATATACCTCACCGTCTGCACTTCCCACACTTGCAACAAGTCTTTCACTTGCTATCTGTTCGCTTTCGCCGTTTTTTGTCAAAGTGATATTTGCTTCGGATCCATATACCAAATTAGAGGATCCTGCAGTATAGCTGTCAACAAAGAGCCCTGCATACTGAATGTTTTCAACACTATCTGGAATTTCGTAAGTCAATTCTCCATTTTCGACTCCAGGATTTGAGCTGGCTATGTCAACTCCACCTGAAACCTCACCGGACTGGACTGTATTTAGGTCAGCTGCTGAGACAGCTCCAAAAGACATGACCAAACCGAGAAGAATTATTGAAATTAGAATAATTTTATAATTTGTTTTCATTTTCAAACCTTCTGGAATTGTAATAATTAATTAGAATTATAATTGTTGTTTAATTGGTAAAAACTAATCAGAATTATAATTGTTGTTTAATTGGTAAAAACTAATCAGAATTATAATAATTGGTTAATTTGCCAATAGAGTTTTTTAATGATTTTCAAAATTGAAAAACTCTTCAAATAATATAAATAATAACTGTCATTAGTTAATCAAGTAAATAAACAGCCTATTATTAATTATCATTTATAATATAGTAGTAATACTTATTTAAAAATTAGTTTATTACTAAAATTGTAAAAGAAGGATAAAAAGTAATACTTTTTTAAAATAATAATACTAATTGACTTATTTTCATTAAAAAAGTAATAATTTTTAAAAAAAGGAACTAAATAAAAACTAAAAAAAGTATTACTAATTAGATTAATTTATACAAAAATATAATAATTTAAGTTCTTGACTTATTTTTAATTTAAAATTATATCCCTTCGAATAATTTCAAAAACATAAAAAAAGATTAAAAAATCAAACTAAAAAAAAAGAAAAAGAATAGTTTAAAACTATTCTTAAAAAAATTTTTGGTCAAGGTTTTTGCGGCCGAAGGCCGTAAAAAGCTTGAATCTATTTTATAGTTACCTTACCTGTAACACTTGATTTGGTGTACATATCGTCTCCAGCGAATTTGGCTGTGAAACTGTAGGTTTTCTTGGTTGAAAGGCTTACTTTAACAGTTGCTACACCTTTAGCGTTTGTAGTTGCTGAGTAGGATTTGCCGTTTACTGTGAAAGTTACTTTCTTACCGTTGATTGGTTTGTTGTACACGCTTGACTTGAGTGTTGCAGTTAATGTTTTTGTCTTAGCGCTTGCCTTATAGGTTTTTGCAGCAGTAGTAAGCTTGGTGTTTTGTGTGCTTACCTTGATCTTAGATACAACAAAGCTACCGTTGTAGTAGTCATCTCCAAGGTAGGAGATAGCAAAGGTGTAAGTTCCTTTGTATCCTAAGTTGATTTGGAGTTTGACTCCGCCGGTTTCGTTTGTTGTTCTGTTATATACTACACCGTTGAAACCTATTTGGACAAATTTATTTGCTAATGGGTTTCCATTTGTGTCTGTCAAGTTGACTTCGAAGTATTTGCCCACTCTTCCTTCAATCTTAGAGTTAACAGCAGTTGTTTCCATATCTTGATAGTGGATTACAGAAGCCTGTTTAGCAGGAATGTTACCGCCTTCTGGAATATTGGTGTCGCTGCCGTTGGATACGCCAGTTACATCAAACTCGAATGGTTTGATTCCAGCTGCAATTGCGTTGTCAGTGACCTTGAGTTCACCGGTAGGTGCAAGGACTCCTCTTTCGCTGTCAAGTTTCAATACAGTTACTGATTCAGGTACAACGCTTCCGTCTATCATGTCAATGAAGTTGTCACTGATTCTGATGTTTGGAGTGTCGATTGAAGTTGGGCTGCTTCCATTGTCAGCAGTTGCTTGAACAATTACATTTGCATCTTCCACAATAAAGTCAACGCCAGTTATGTTTACCTCATCAGGACCGTTAGCGGATTTTGCTGGAATTACAAAGATGGTCTCTCCAGCTTTGCCCATTATGGAACCGCCTTTGATGGTTAAGTTCTTATCGATTACTACATTAGCAACATCTTGGAATACGTTGTCACCTAAATCCAAGGTGGATCCAGGTTCAGCAGCATCGATGAGTTTTTGCAAGTCAGAGCTGGTTTGATATTTGGATTTTACAACGACAAATTGCTCTAATGCAAGGATTGTAGAACCGGTAGCTACAAATGATACATCATTGGATAAGCTAGGGTCATTTCCTAAATCAACAATATAAGCATCTACGCTATTAGAAGTTCCATTCCAGACATTAGTGAATGTTTCATTGTTTACAATAAGGTTTCCTTCTCCAGCTTGAGCGCTTGCAGCAAATACATAGAGTTGGCTGGATAGGATTTCATCAAATACAGTGAAATCTAATTCTAAGACATTATTGCTTGCAACAGTTCTGTTTAAGAAGTTGTTTGCATTGGATAATAAGTCTGCACCGTTGAATAAGGAAACGGTAGTAAGTACATTTGACTCGTTAACATTATATAATGCTACAAGAGTACTTGGATATACCGCTGTAGTTCCGTTTTCTTTTCCTAAGGTGAATGTGTTTAGACCTGCCTTAATGAGGTCTGATACATCATAAATGTAAAGTCCGTATCCATATTTGCCATAGGTTCCCATATTGGATTGGTCTCTGTAATGAGCAACAGGAGTGACATTTACACCATTGAAGGTGGTGTTCCATTCAGGCATTCCACTTGCAGTCTTATCCCAGTTGTATGCAACATAAAGGTATGCCACTTCGAAATCAGCATCTGAAGGAACGGTTAAGTTCCATTCATCAGTACGTCCGGTTGTCTTAGCTCCAAGATAGGTAGAATCATCTAATGTATCTATAATCACATCACCGTTTACAGTGATTGTGTCAAATAGGACGATTTCTTCTGGAGGATGTGCTAAGTCCTTGCCTAAGTTACCGTTATATAATACAGAAGGAGTGAGGGTCACTTCATCCAATATAAGTCCGGTATCCTTATCGCTGACTAAGACTGTGTAGTTTACCTTAGCATTGGCTGCGCCGTTTACAGTGCTTGCGTCAACTGGCCTGATTGTATCATCGATAAAGTATTGGCCAAAGCTTTCGCCAGAGTTGAGTGCAATTTGAGTGCTGTTTACCTTCTTGCCGTCAATATAGAAGTCGACAATGTAAGAAGTGTTAAGAGCGCCGTTGTTTGTTAAGTTGAATTGCAATACATTGTTGGTTCCAGCGAATGCAACATTAGAATATTCGCTAACGAGGCTTGCCTCAGCTGAAGGAACATTGTATTCAACAACAATGAACTGTTGCAATGCTAGAATGGTAGATCCGGTTGCAACAAATGATACCTCATTAGATGCCTTAGGGTTTTTGCCTAAGTCAATAGCATATGCATCTACGCTGTTGCTGCTGCCATTCCAGATGTCAGCTACAAGATCGCCATTTATGACAAGGCTACCTTCTCCAGCTTGAGCGCTAGCTGCAAATACTAAAAGGTCAGCGCCGACTATATTGTCAAATGAATCGATATCCAATGTGCTGTTAGATGCAACAAGTCTTCCTAAGAAGTTGTTTGCATTGGATAATAAGTCTGCGCCATTGTATAGGTATGTAGTTACATAAGTGCTGGATTCAGGCATATTATAGAATGCTACAAGGGTACTTGGATATACTGCAGTGGTTCCATTTTCTTTTTCTAAGGTGAATGTGTTTTCACCAGCTACAATAAGGTCAGATACATCGTAAACGATAAGTCCGTAGCCATATTTGCCGTAGGTTCCCATATTGGATTGGTCTCTGTAATGTGCAACAGGAGTGACAGTTACGCCATTGAATGTGGTGTTCCATACAGGCATTCCAGCAGGGGTCTTATCCCAGTTGTATGCAACATAAAGGTATCCGGCTGCAAAGATAATATCTTCATTAGTGGTTAAGTCCCATACGTCAGTACGTCCTGTTGTCTTAGAGCCAAGATAAGTGGAATCATTCATTCCTATGACAATGATATCTCCATTTACTGTAATTACATCGAAGAAAGTGATTTCTCCAGCAGGATATGCCAAGTCTTTGCCTAAGTTACCGTTGTAGAGTACAGAAGGAGTGATAGTGATTATATCTAAGACATCTCCAGTTGAATTGTCTGTGATTACAACAGTGTAGTTGACTTTAGCATTGTCTGCGCCGTTTACAGTGGTTTCATCAACTGGTCTGATGGTTGGGTCCACAAGGTATAGGCTGTCGCTTTCACCGTTTGCAAGTTCAAGTTCTAAAGTGTCTGCCAATTCGCCATCGATATAGAACTCAATGGTGTATGCGGTAGGAATTGTTCCGTCATTGGTAATGTTAAATTCTAAGACATTGTCGGTTCCAGCAAATGCAACGTTATTGTATTCAGAGCCTAATTTAGCGTCAACAGAAACAAGCTCGTATTCCACAAAGATGAATTGCTGAAGGGCTAGTATAGTGCTTCCGGTTGCAACAAATGATACTGTGTTGGATTCTTCGATATCATCTGTCAAGTTAAATACGCAAGCTTGGACTGAGTTGGAAGATCCGTTCCAAACATCTTCAAAGCTTTCTCCGTTTACTATTAGATTGCCTTCGCCTTTTTGAGAGCTTGCTGCAAATATTCCAAGTGCACAATCAATTACATCATCAGGCAATTCAATGTCTAAAACACTGTTAGATGCAACAACTCTTCCTAAGAAGTTGTTTGCATTGGACAATAAGTCTGCGCCGTTGAACATGTAAATGGTTTTCATGCTGTCAGATACTTCTTGGTCGTAGCCTGCAACCAAAACACTTGGATAGATGGCAGTCATGTTAGCATCTTTTGTTAAGGTGAATACATTATCCCCTGCTTCTAAAAGGTCGCTTACATCATATACTAAAAGTCCGTATCCATATTTGCCATAGGTTCCCATATTGGATTGGTCTCTGTAATGTGCAACAGGAGCGACAGATACACCATTGAATGTGATGTTAAGTGCAGGGATTCCTGCAGAGGTCTTATCCCAGTTGTAAGCCACATATACAAATCCAGCTACGAAATCAGCGTCTTCAGGTGCTTCAATGTTCCATATGTCAGTTCTGTTGGTAGCTCCAGATGCAAGGTAGCTTGAATCATTTTGGATTTCAATGTAAATGCCACCGTTTACTGTGATGGAGTCAAAGAATGTGATCTCCTCAGCAGGATATGCTAAGTCCTTGCCTAAGTTACCGTTATAGAGGATATCCGGAGTGATTGTAGCTTCAGCATCCTCAACAAGGTCGTCAACATCTCTTACGACTGCAGTGTAATTGACTTTTTCATTGTCTGCCCCTTTGACTGTGTTTTCTGTAACCGGTCTGATCTTCTCATCGGTAAACATTGCAATGGCACTGCCATAAGCGCCTACTTCAATCAATTGACTGCCTATTTCAACGCCGTCAGCATAAAGGGTTACATTGAAGACAGCATCTTCCTCAGCAACGTTTGTTACATTGACCTTTAAGACATTGTTTGTGCCTGCAAATGCAACGCCCTTATATTCAGAGATAATGTCAGCCTTAGCGTATGGGGCGTATTCTGAAACTATGACAAATTGTTGAAGGGCTAGGATAGTTCCTCCAGTGGAAACGAAGGACACATTATTGGATTCAGCTATGGAATCAGTTAGATTGATCATATAAGCAGCTGCACTATTGCTTGTTCCTTCCCAAACATTGGTGTATTCATCACCGTTTACAATCAAGTTACCTTCTCCAGCTTGACCGCTGGCAGCAAATACTACAAGTGTTGCTTCATCGATATCGTCAACTGAATCAATATATAAAACGCTGTTACTTTCAACAGGTCTTCCTAAGAAATTATATGCATTGTATAATAAGTCAGCGCCATTGAACATGTAAGCAGTTGTCAATATAGGTGAGTCTTCAACATCATAGAATGCTACAAGAGTGCTTGGATAGACAGCAGTGACATCATAATCCTTTAGAAGCTCAAAGCTATTTTCGCCTGCAGCGATGTACTCTGAAACATCATAGACAAGCAATCCATAGCCGTATTTTGCAGAGCTGGTTCCAAGGTTTGATTGGTCTCTGTAATGAGCTATAGGAGTGACAGTTTCACCATTGAATGTGGTATTGAAGACAGGGCAGGTGCCATTGGTCTTATCCCAGTTGTATGCAAGATAGACAAAGGCCTCAACGAATTCTGCATCATTTGGAACATCAACAGTCCATACATCGGTACGGTTGGTTGTTTTAGTTCCAAGATAGGTGGTATCATTTAAAGTGTCAATGATTACTCCACCGTTTACTGTGATAGCGTCGAAGAAT
Encoded here:
- a CDS encoding DUF3344 domain-containing protein codes for the protein MKTNYKIILISIILLGLVMSFGAVSAADLNTVQSGEVSGGVDIASSNPGVENGELTYEIPDSVENIQYAGLFVDSYTAGSSNLVYGSEANITLTKNGESEQIASERLVASVGSADGEVYVINDHTTKCFADYMMTYNLTDRLQDAKGNITITVNATPIEGYTFYNKIKLIGLVFTYDDGDGDQFHYWVNAGSSWVKTDSGETSKATFKLGNVNYDPTVATLDNFALSSQDGVYTFNGKEMDESIVTETGVYYYIHHKFDILDKIKNMTNTLVYTPGEGSYSFRNVLSVVKLVKTVPVYAKVNISSEYDDIVFSGTENLLKVGITNNGTGSASYLLDLYADGKKVNSSQISLAAGREAVISLIDNTIRPSAADTVSGADNKKINYTVVVSDKNTGEVLDESSIFPNLLYNGYLGKGLAYPAEKISSFKNITVNGGMIIESLGDSTYLDASMTGKTDSWTIDLPDGAFFTDAFVYVPYNLDNGNVPMFTSTFNGAAVNPIASYRDQPNIGENAKNGYGLLVYDVGELIKAGVNSFALSKEAGIAGVYPSTLIAFYNLTDSDLLTSAFIFNGADLLSNEYNSLGRDVSSDNILSIGAFDGLVSAKLHVFAADCQAGEGDLTVNGKSYKNVWAGTNRSVGDYVVDLGKSTNASNEVSFISTASNILALQQLAVVQYNVPSVKASLVSEYSNAVFAGTNNVLSLNITNNGKFDSIYTVDFYVDGKKQNSTEISLKSGANKGLYLIDDTIRPIDASTVNGADNPKVNYTVVIIDKEKSMVLDEITITPSLLYNGNLGKDLAYPAENITSFRNITVSGGVIVDTLDDSTYINSQATNRTDIWNVNVADGDVFTDAFVYVPYNWDKTNGYMPVWNARFNGVAVSPLVSYRDQSNIGFFGKNGYGLVVYDVSKLIKSGENTFTLEKEAGITAVYPSTLMAFYNATSSNSLKTIYIYNGADLLANENNFLNRTVASDSHLDISSFKEVISAKLYVFSAGAQKGEGNIIFNNKTYKDVWNGTVNSVDSFIIDLGKSPSVSNDVSFVSTGSTIMALQQLIVLDYYVSSVKANVSSEYSGAVFAGTDNVLKVDLTNDGQGGSVYVLDFYIDGKIVNSTEIPLDAGKSTEIFLVDDKIRPVDASTVNGANNAKVNYTITVTDKASGLVLYEASLNPIVLYNGNLGKDLAYPAENISFFDAITVNGGVIIDTLDDSTYLGAKTTGRTDVWKVEIPKDGKIVDGFVYVSYNWDKTNGSMPIWNVSFNGVSVSPVAHYRDQSNMGTYGKYGYGLVVYDVGELIKSAENKFTLEKENGTTAVYPSTLLAFYNRTESNNRTTVYMYNGADLLSNANNFLGRTVASNAALDLALNPNDEIKSSRLYVFAASGQSGEGKLIVNNKTFNNVYNGSANSVDAYIIDLGKSPSASNNVSFIATGSTILALQQFVVVDAIHQSSEELQKMINSARAGSTLNLGSNVFKDVSNVIINKDLTITGGTIYAREGETIFVVTDRSAGGPKEVNITGVKFVLDNANTILQARAVNGSTPTSIDVASINIKKNNISFVDDDVVPESITVLDLKSQRSSIAPTRNLTISGNNLIAGICPFMFEVTSFNGKDSVVVPEGGNIPDKKASVIHYEDMVTTAINTNIEGRVGKYFEVNLTDSNGNPLKDKKVQIGFNGVVYDRTTNATGGVKLQINLGYKGTYTFAIAFLGDDYYNGSFVVAKIKVNTQKTKISTSSKTYKASAKTKAISATLKDASSNPISGKKLSFTVNGKTYSATTNSKGTATVNVSLSKKGTYSFTVKYAGDDMYAGATSSSKVVIK
- a CDS encoding DUF3344 domain-containing protein, with amino-acid sequence MKNRKFLIVSLILIVLMLALGSAYAADLSPVTNGTVSGGVDVATANPYASQTGGQEIQSGELSYDVPEDVSDVQYAGLFVNVYGGSAQGDYGAQSNVSITSNGETSQIASESLNYTDGSGDGTVYIVNDHITKVYSDYQMIYNITDRVQGATGQIKINVTNTKLEGYANFDGRIKLIGLVFAYNDGSNNRFDYWVDSGQAWSNSADSVTKANFTVGTVSPFLSANIRNIALSSTDGNYSFNKQELTGGELISDSMFKYHKWDVTDLLKNKTNNLTFNSTKSFKNVLSVLTVTKNLEEIFVSPDGTGTGTTADDPTTMDKAAPALANNGIIHVLDGTYTQSKRYDIRANYSSIVAVNPGNVIFDGNNSVANIRVYGANVTLDGLTFTHGKGTGGGVYFDSDANGGLVTNCIFKDINNTGAGGAVYISGSKNVMIENCKFINTTSTGTGGGAIYIAGDNATVKECSFENATGKDGGAIRVNSRDFAVVRDSNFTGCVATTGGAISWVGKYGNVTNCTFTDNQATGSSNGGGAIYWQENFGLINNCTFIRNKAQVYGGAVNWAAGKINGTIVNSIFKENSAGRDGGAYYSAAGANEMLIMYCSFEDNEADANGGAMGFRADQCYLLDCNFTSNHAKQNGSAVMLYSNVANFLGIGNCNFVDNSADVLNYSIVNNAGKLKLSENNITTNDLRDGIYTNGSILTDVYLYLIVNETNDAASNVVYADIGDEVPIDVYLVDDNSNLINGIGLSVEINGTNITEFDLDGYTYKTSYTPSEIGTYYVTGNYSKAELSNILTGSIVVGEEPVSAIEIAFRGEYVNTTYAGVENLIAVSLHNTGSLDGNYLVEFYVDGELAGTEESKVNAGYTSDINFIDEKIRDLNESTILGHDNLQANYTVIVKDNETQEVIGESSYFPYVLYNGYLSKKYEYSDEFISSFRNVTFNGGYFINTTGSYSGNSNPGLTDIWTLPALGEGASFAGAYVYVAYTWDKTENGPSDWASSFNDESIPIVAQYRDQSNMGTSGSYGYGLVVYDVSSLIKEGQNKYSLTKGDTAIYPRTLVAFYNVTESSTVKTMYMYNGADLLYYGSYNVLERLVMTDSVLNISTEGNVLGSNLYVFAASAQAGEGNLLVNGEKYEDVWNGTTSSVEEKVFDLGDNPLASNEISFVSTGSTILALQQFVLVEYEAYSADVTIASEYNGACYAGTENALKVNVTNDGLEKANYLIELYADGVRVDYEHVEIDVGESNVLTLIDDTIRPVTEDTVNGADNQKVNYTVYVSAAGSLLAEKTITPTIWYNGYLGKDYAYPNETISYFDTITVNGGVIIETLNDTTYMGATVLNRTDVWELDVPDDVEFADAFIYIGYNWDKTGANIPVLNLTFNGETVAPMESYRDQSNLGSSGKYGYGLIVYDVSGLVEAGENTLLIEKEFNKTAVYPSTLVAFYNQEVPDVITTVYMYHGADLLYNSYNLLGRDVESNSVLEVELVDDLASADLLVFAASAQAGEGNLIVNNETYENVWSGSTNSTNVFGVDILDSLKQSNEVSFVSTGGTILALQQFIVFEYDVTSAKAKVSTEYSNSAYAGTDNVLKLDLTNNGTVDTVYHIDLYADGDLVDSIEAEIDCGENSTLYLIDDTIRPVTENTINGNNNAKVNYTVVISDNATDEILDEITITPVLVYNGYLGKDYAYPNDTIQFFDAITVNGGVIIDTLNDTTYLGTKTTNRTDVWTVDVPNDAEFVEAFVYLAYNWDKTNGTCPVFNTTFNGETVTPIAHYRDQSNLGTSSAKYGYGLLVYDVSEYIAAGENSFELLKDYDVTAVYPSTLVAFYDVEDSPILTTAYMFNGADLLYNAYNFLGRPVESNSVLYIDSVDDIDEATLVVFAASGQAGEGNLIVNGDEYTNVWEGTSNSAAAYMINLTDSIAESNNVSFVSTGGTILALQQFVIVSEYAPYAKADIISEYKGVAFAGTNNVLKVNVTNVAEEDAVFNVTLYADGVEIGSQLIEVGAYGSAIAMFTDEKIRPVTENTVKGADNEKVNYTAVVRDVDDLVEDAEATITPDILYNGNLGKDLAYPAEEITFFDSITVNGGIYIEIQNDSSYLASGATNRTDIWNIEAPEDADFVAGFVYVAYNWDKTSAGIPALNITFNGVSVAPVAHYRDQSNMGTYGKYGYGLLVYDVSDLLEAGDNVFTLTKDANMTAIYPSVLVAGYDQEVSDSMKTIYMFNGADLLSNANNFLGRVVASNSVLDIELPDDVIDCALGIFAASSQKGEGNLIVNGESFEDVWNGSSNSVQACVFNLTDDIEESNTVSFVATGSTILALQQFIFVEYELVSVDAKLGSEYNNVAFAGTDNVLEFNITNDGTIPTAYTIEFYIDGELADTLELELANGESDSLYLVDPTIRPVDETTVNGADNAKVNYTVVITDNSTGDVLDIITITPSVLYNGNLGKDLAYPAGEITFFDVITVNGDIIVIGMNDSTYLGSKTTGRTDVWDLTTNEDIIFAAGYLYVAYNWDKTPAGMPVWNTTFNGVTVTPVAHYRDQSNMGTYGKYGYGLIVYDVSDLIVAGENTFTLEKENGTTAVYPSTLVAFYNMPESSTYVTTYLYNGADLLSNANNFLGRLVASNSTLDIDSFDNIVGADLLVFAASAQAGEGSLVINGDLVADIWNGSSNSVDAYAIDLGKNPKASNEVSFVATGSTILALQQFIVVEYNVPSAEASLVSEYSNVAFAGTNNVLQFNLTNNGALNTSYIVDFYIDGKKVNSTQIALNSGESFGQYFIDDTIRPVDASTVNGAANAKVNYTVLVSDKDTGLILDEVTLTPSVLYNGNLGKDLAHPPEEIVLFDTITVNGDVIIDTLDDSTYLGAKTTGRTDEWNLTVPSDADFEVAYLYVAYNWDKTASGMPEWNTTFNGVNVTPVAHYRDQSNMGTYGKYGYGLYIYDVSDLIKAGLNTFTLGKENGTTAVYPSTLVALYNVNESNVLTTVSLFNGADLLSNANNFLNRTVASNNVLELDFTVFDEILSSQLYVFAASAQAGEGNLIVNNETFTNVWNGTSNSVDAYIVDLGNDPSLSNDVSFVATGSTILALEQFVVVKSKYQTSSDLQKLIDAAEPGSTLDLGDNVFQDVANVVIDKNLTIKGGSIMGKAGETIFVIPAKSANGPDEVNITGVDFIVEDANVIVQATADNGSSPTSIDTPNIRISDNFIDMIDGSVVPESVTVLKLDSERGVLAPTGELKVTDNAIAAGIKPFEFDVTGVSNGSDTNIPEGGNIPAKQASVIHYQDMETTAVNSKIEGRVGKYFEVNLTDTNGNPLANKFVQIGFNGVVYNRTTNETGGVKLQINLGYKGTYTFAISYLGDDYYNGSFVVSKIKVSTQNTKLTTAAKTYKASAKTKTLTATLKSSVYNKPINGKKVTFTVNGKSYSATTNAKGVATVKVSLSTKKTYSFTAKFAGDDMYTKSSVTGKVTIK